In Saccharicrinis fermentans DSM 9555 = JCM 21142, a genomic segment contains:
- a CDS encoding LacI family DNA-binding transcriptional regulator, protein MSKTVRIKDIAQKAGVSIGTVDRVLHNRGEVKATTKEKVMAIAEKLNYKPNIAARALKSPTTYKIAILIPLCQGDNQFWKMHPIGIENGKEAIYPFKATLEFFYYEMHNPNDFMRQASALVQWQPNGVIMAPILKNESVELCHKLDDLEVPYVFIDTNIDDTNSLTFIGEDAYQAGRVAASLIDSGISPDKDILIVNIAKNLENIQHLQHRNQGFLSYFMDAGNNNALKISVEIPNTEPQEVKSILDKVFENNPNIGGVFVSSSRTFAVAEYLQKHQKQNLFLVGYELFGKNSDFLQHRTINFLIGQRPIEQAEKTFKKLFDYLAHNTIPNKKDYQPIDIINAENMGLLK, encoded by the coding sequence ATGAGTAAAACAGTAAGAATAAAAGACATAGCCCAAAAAGCAGGCGTTTCAATTGGTACAGTTGATCGGGTACTGCACAACCGCGGTGAAGTAAAGGCAACTACCAAAGAAAAAGTAATGGCCATTGCTGAAAAACTGAACTACAAACCAAATATTGCCGCACGGGCGTTAAAGTCGCCCACCACCTATAAGATTGCCATCTTAATTCCTCTTTGCCAGGGAGACAATCAATTTTGGAAGATGCACCCCATTGGGATTGAAAACGGAAAAGAAGCCATATATCCCTTTAAAGCAACGCTGGAATTCTTTTATTATGAGATGCACAACCCCAATGATTTTATGCGGCAGGCATCAGCCTTGGTACAATGGCAGCCCAACGGTGTTATTATGGCTCCCATATTAAAGAATGAATCAGTAGAGCTCTGTCATAAACTGGATGATTTGGAGGTTCCGTACGTTTTCATTGATACCAATATTGATGATACCAACAGCTTAACTTTTATTGGGGAGGATGCCTACCAAGCGGGTCGTGTTGCTGCCAGTTTGATTGACTCAGGAATTTCTCCCGACAAAGACATACTGATAGTCAACATTGCCAAAAACCTTGAAAACATCCAACACCTACAACACCGTAATCAGGGTTTTTTAAGCTACTTTATGGATGCCGGTAATAACAACGCACTTAAAATAAGTGTTGAAATTCCTAATACAGAACCACAGGAAGTGAAATCAATACTTGACAAGGTTTTTGAGAATAACCCCAATATTGGAGGTGTATTCGTTTCTAGCTCCCGCACATTCGCCGTGGCCGAGTATTTACAAAAGCACCAAAAACAAAACCTATTTTTAGTAGGATACGAATTATTTGGTAAAAACAGCGATTTTCTTCAACACCGCACCATCAACTTCCTAATCGGTCAACGCCCCATTGAGCAAGCCGAAAAAACATTCAAAAAACTATTTGATTACCTGGCACACAATACAATCCCCAATAAAAAAGATTATCAGCCCATTGACATTATTAATGCTGAAAATATGGGACTACTTAAATAA
- a CDS encoding sugar kinase, whose product MGKVVVFGEVMMRLSTEEHLRFCQADKLQVTYGGGEANVAISLSNFNIKTAIVSRFPNNDMGDACIKSLRKFGVDTSHVLLGGQRLGIYFLETGADQRGSKVVYDRDNSSFATMTPGMVDWDRVLEGATWFHWSGLSAAIGENPTKVLAEGVQEAHKRGITISCDVNLRSNLWNYGKQPNQVMPPLVAMCDVIFGNEYDAEHAMEIDVGRDNRGKFSNESFINTSGMVMRKYPRVKSIVTTRRGSINASHNTLRALMFDGTMLHETSTYSITHIVDRVGGGDAFTAGVIFGMLQWPANYEKIINFGIAASSLKHTIMGDANLVSLQEVEDFMK is encoded by the coding sequence ATGGGAAAAGTTGTTGTGTTTGGTGAGGTAATGATGCGCTTATCTACCGAAGAACATCTTAGGTTTTGTCAAGCAGATAAATTGCAGGTAACTTACGGAGGTGGCGAAGCGAATGTGGCTATTTCACTTTCAAATTTTAATATAAAGACAGCTATTGTGAGTCGGTTTCCTAATAATGATATGGGGGATGCTTGTATTAAATCGCTCCGAAAATTTGGGGTGGATACGAGCCATGTATTGTTGGGGGGACAACGGTTAGGAATCTATTTTTTAGAAACAGGAGCAGACCAAAGAGGCTCGAAAGTGGTTTATGATAGAGATAACTCTTCGTTTGCCACGATGACGCCAGGTATGGTTGATTGGGATCGTGTACTGGAAGGTGCAACTTGGTTTCATTGGTCGGGTTTGAGTGCTGCCATTGGAGAGAATCCAACGAAGGTTTTAGCAGAGGGTGTACAGGAAGCGCATAAAAGAGGAATCACCATTTCTTGTGATGTGAATCTACGGTCTAATTTATGGAACTATGGTAAACAACCGAACCAGGTGATGCCTCCATTGGTTGCCATGTGCGATGTTATTTTTGGCAACGAATATGATGCAGAGCATGCTATGGAAATTGATGTTGGAAGGGATAATAGAGGTAAATTTTCTAACGAATCTTTTATCAATACCTCAGGTATGGTTATGCGGAAATATCCACGTGTTAAAAGTATCGTAACTACCCGAAGAGGTAGTATTAATGCCAGTCATAATACACTGCGAGCACTCATGTTTGATGGCACCATGCTTCATGAGACTTCTACTTACTCCATAACGCATATTGTGGATAGGGTAGGAGGAGGCGATGCTTTTACTGCCGGTGTGATATTTGGAATGCTTCAATGGCCTGCTAATTATGAAAAAATTATAAATTTTGGTATAGCAGCGTCTAGCCTGAAACATACGATTATGGGAGATGCAAACTTGGTAAGCCTTCAGGAGGTTGAGGATTTTATGAAATAA
- a CDS encoding sulfite exporter TauE/SafE family protein, translated as MTILDYLLLVIAGVAAGFINVIAGGGSLITLPLMIFMGVPSVVANASNRVALLAQNIVSVSNFKKNKVISGGYPVYLGLSALLGAALGAYVAVDIPDKLLNRILSIVMVVVAILILTSPNFKTDQEERLSFKNRLTGVIVFFFIGIYGGFLHAGIGFIMILSLVKINRFSLLKTNAVKVVVALIYTTSALAIFIWQDVIDWKIGLIVAIGSSVGGWLGSHLSIKKGDVWIKRILLIVIVLMAVKLWLF; from the coding sequence ATGACAATTTTAGACTATCTATTACTCGTTATAGCGGGCGTTGCTGCTGGGTTTATTAATGTAATTGCCGGTGGTGGTTCATTGATCACCTTACCATTAATGATATTTATGGGGGTGCCATCTGTAGTGGCCAATGCATCTAATAGAGTAGCGTTGTTGGCCCAGAATATAGTTTCTGTTTCTAATTTTAAGAAAAATAAGGTGATATCTGGAGGGTATCCTGTGTATTTGGGATTGTCTGCCTTATTGGGAGCTGCACTGGGGGCATATGTGGCGGTTGATATACCTGATAAATTGCTCAATAGAATTTTATCTATTGTTATGGTGGTAGTGGCAATATTGATACTCACCAGTCCAAATTTCAAAACGGATCAAGAAGAACGTTTAAGTTTTAAAAATAGGTTAACGGGAGTTATTGTTTTCTTTTTTATTGGAATATATGGGGGCTTTCTTCACGCGGGTATTGGTTTTATCATGATTTTGTCACTTGTTAAGATTAATCGTTTTAGTTTGCTGAAAACCAATGCGGTTAAAGTGGTGGTGGCCCTTATTTATACCACTTCGGCTTTAGCAATTTTTATTTGGCAGGATGTAATTGATTGGAAAATAGGTCTTATTGTTGCCATTGGTAGTTCAGTTGGGGGCTGGCTAGGGAGCCATCTTTCCATTAAAAAGGGCGATGTTTGGATCAAAAGAATATTGTTGATAGTCATTGTATTAATGGCTGTTAAACTTTGGTTGTTTTAA
- a CDS encoding SDR family NAD(P)-dependent oxidoreductase, which produces MDLKGKVAVITGATGGIGFEVAKRLGKDGYTVVLNGIEDEQGAKRVEELVEAGITAEYYGFDVTNEEEVTSNIKAIGEKYGKIDLLVNNAGGLGGRQRFEEMTTEFYRFVMALNLDSVFFASRAAIPFLKKGENASIINYTSNAAWNAGGPGAGVYGTSKAGVHAITRALAKDLAEYGIRVNAVSPGTIDTPFHAQIKSTKPEVFASWKNSILLGRIGEPQEVASVVSFLASDDASFITAETIQIGGGQALGI; this is translated from the coding sequence ATGGATTTAAAAGGAAAAGTGGCAGTAATAACTGGTGCAACTGGAGGTATTGGCTTTGAAGTAGCCAAAAGATTGGGTAAAGATGGATATACTGTTGTTTTAAATGGTATTGAGGATGAACAAGGTGCTAAAAGAGTAGAAGAGCTTGTTGAAGCAGGTATTACAGCGGAGTATTATGGTTTCGATGTAACCAATGAAGAGGAGGTGACTTCTAATATAAAAGCCATAGGTGAGAAATATGGAAAGATTGATCTTTTGGTAAATAATGCTGGAGGATTAGGCGGAAGACAAAGGTTTGAAGAGATGACCACTGAATTTTATAGATTTGTGATGGCGCTCAACCTTGATTCTGTATTTTTTGCTTCAAGAGCGGCTATTCCCTTCCTAAAAAAGGGTGAAAATGCTTCTATTATTAATTATACCTCAAATGCAGCATGGAATGCAGGAGGTCCAGGGGCTGGAGTTTATGGTACATCTAAAGCTGGAGTGCACGCTATTACAAGAGCTTTGGCTAAGGATTTAGCTGAATACGGAATTCGCGTGAATGCTGTATCTCCAGGTACTATTGATACGCCGTTTCATGCACAAATTAAATCAACCAAACCCGAAGTGTTTGCTTCATGGAAAAATAGTATTTTGCTAGGTAGGATTGGTGAACCACAGGAAGTTGCGTCTGTGGTGTCTTTCTTGGCGAGTGATGATGCATCTTTCATTACGGCTGAAACGATTCAGATTGGTGGTGGTCAGGCTTTGGGTATCTAA
- a CDS encoding MFS transporter, producing MKIKGLRWVIIGLIFLATVINYIDRSALSIMWGNENVEGSIAQSLDLTKDDYGNILNIFMVFYALGQLFTGKIFDKVGTRIGYVLSIGIWGLSSFLHSTVRGFLSISIFRSLLGFSEAGNWPGAVKSNAEWFPIKERAIAQGLFNAGASIGSVIAPIFIATLFVAYGWRTTFMVVGSFGILWIIPWLLINKAGPKKHPWMTDEERDYILKGQSEADQKDTSDSKGKSLREILSFRESWAIVIGRFFLEPIWWLFVGWMPIYLFDVYGFDVKQVGMFAWVPYVGAALGSIAGGWVSGRIISKSNSINKGRKVTILIGGIIMFLGLVATVLFGNTPIVFVSIVFFVLFGFQFSIGNVQTLPSDFFSGKSVGSLAGLGGMVGVFSVIIMNKVVPIIAEISYTPIFIAIAIFVPLGIGAIYFFARQIGPVEK from the coding sequence ATGAAAATTAAAGGATTACGTTGGGTGATTATAGGGCTTATTTTTTTGGCTACTGTAATTAACTATATAGATAGAAGTGCTCTTTCTATTATGTGGGGCAATGAAAATGTAGAAGGTTCCATTGCACAGTCTTTAGATTTGACAAAGGATGACTATGGAAATATATTAAATATTTTTATGGTATTTTACGCTTTAGGGCAGTTGTTCACAGGTAAGATATTTGATAAAGTTGGAACACGAATAGGTTATGTCTTATCAATTGGAATATGGGGATTATCTTCTTTCTTGCATTCTACAGTACGCGGTTTTTTGTCTATTAGTATATTTCGCAGTTTGTTGGGGTTTTCTGAAGCTGGTAATTGGCCCGGAGCTGTAAAAAGTAACGCAGAGTGGTTCCCAATAAAAGAGAGGGCCATTGCGCAGGGTTTGTTTAATGCAGGTGCTTCCATTGGATCCGTCATAGCGCCCATATTTATTGCAACCTTGTTTGTGGCTTATGGATGGAGAACTACATTTATGGTAGTGGGTTCTTTTGGTATTTTATGGATCATACCTTGGCTATTGATTAATAAAGCAGGTCCTAAAAAGCATCCTTGGATGACAGATGAGGAACGTGATTATATCTTAAAGGGACAAAGCGAAGCAGACCAGAAAGATACCAGTGATTCGAAGGGGAAAAGCTTAAGAGAGATTCTGAGCTTCAGAGAATCATGGGCCATCGTTATTGGACGTTTTTTCCTGGAACCAATTTGGTGGTTGTTTGTAGGATGGATGCCCATTTATTTGTTTGATGTGTATGGTTTTGATGTAAAGCAAGTGGGTATGTTTGCTTGGGTTCCTTATGTTGGGGCAGCCTTGGGTAGTATTGCCGGAGGATGGGTTTCAGGACGTATTATTTCAAAATCAAATTCTATTAACAAAGGGCGTAAAGTAACCATTTTAATAGGAGGTATTATTATGTTTTTGGGACTTGTTGCCACCGTGCTTTTTGGAAATACCCCCATTGTATTTGTTTCCATTGTTTTCTTTGTGCTGTTTGGCTTCCAGTTTTCAATCGGTAATGTTCAAACTCTCCCCAGTGATTTCTTTAGTGGTAAATCGGTGGGTTCATTGGCAGGATTAGGTGGCATGGTAGGGGTTTTCTCTGTAATAATTATGAACAAAGTGGTGCCCATAATAGCAGAGATATCTTATACTCCTATTTTTATTGCTATTGCTATATTTGTTCCGCTTGGTATTGGTGCCATCTACTTCTTTGCACGCCAAATTGGACCAGTAGAAAAATAG
- a CDS encoding cupin domain-containing protein, with protein MKRSSEKFITTAGMEWEELGGGVSRKFLGWDNQIMMVQVKFEKGAEGTPHQHFHTQATYCASGKFEFDIDGEKKIVEGGDGVYIEPNLIHGALCLEAGILIDVFAPVREDFLDGSGVSYFGNKK; from the coding sequence ATGAAACGATCAAGCGAAAAATTTATTACCACTGCCGGTATGGAGTGGGAAGAACTAGGAGGTGGTGTAAGCCGTAAGTTTTTAGGCTGGGATAACCAAATTATGATGGTTCAAGTGAAATTTGAAAAAGGGGCCGAAGGAACTCCGCATCAGCATTTTCATACACAGGCTACCTACTGTGCAAGTGGTAAATTTGAATTTGATATTGATGGAGAAAAGAAAATAGTGGAAGGAGGAGATGGTGTGTATATTGAACCCAATCTTATCCATGGAGCCCTTTGTCTTGAAGCTGGTATACTGATCGATGTATTTGCACCAGTACGCGAAGATTTTCTTGATGGTAGCGGAGTGTCCTATTTCGGTAATAAAAAATAA